The proteins below come from a single Drosophila teissieri strain GT53w chromosome 3L, Prin_Dtei_1.1, whole genome shotgun sequence genomic window:
- the LOC122618317 gene encoding alanine--glyoxylate aminotransferase 2-like: MPFANEQLNLVASEQLSKTETIKLRNQHIGQACQLFYRSDPLKIVRGQGQYMFDEEGTRYLDCINNVAHVGHCHPEVVRAGALQMATISTNNRFLHDELVQCARTLTSKMPEPLSVCFFVNSGSEANDLALRLARNFTKRQDVITLDHAYHGHLQSVMEVSPYKFNQPGGEAKPDYVHVAPCPDVYGGKFTDKMYPDADMGALYAQPIEEICQKQLAKGQGVAAFIAESLQSCGGQILPPAGYFQAVYDAVRSAGGVCIADEVQVGFGRVGSHYWAFETQNVIPDIVCVAKPMGNGHPVGAVVTTPEIAQAFHATGVAYFNTYGGNPVSCAIANAVMRVIDEEELQQKALVLGDYLLEECNRLKQDFECIGDVRGAGLFVGIELVQDRKERIPDKKAAHWVVNRMKQLHRVLVSSDGPNDNVIKLKPPMCFNRENADEFLLGFRECLTAVMQDRLASATTAAMAATSGVIATASETLANKTKLFERQDRLIKSV, translated from the exons ATGCCTTTCGCCAACGAGCAACTGAATCTGGTGGCCAGCGAGCAGCTGAGCAAAACGGAGACCATCAAGCTGCGCAACCAGCACATCGG GCAAGCCTGCCAGCTGTTCTACCGCTCTGACCCCCTGAAAATTGTGCGCGGCCAAGGTCAATATATGTTCGATGAGGAGGGCACCCGGTATCTGGACTGCATCAACAATGTGGCCCACG TGGGTCACTGCCATCCGGAGGTGGTGCGAGCTGGAGCCCTGCAGATGGCCACCATCTCGACGAACAACCGCTTCCTCCACGACGAACTGGTCCAGTGCGCCCGCACGTTGACCAGCAAAATGCCGGAGCCGCTGTCCGTTTGCTTCTTCGTCAATTCCGGATCCGAGGCCAATGACCTGGCCCTTCGACTGGCCCGCAACTTCACTAAGCGCCAGGATGTTATCACTCTCGACCA TGCCTATCATGGTCATCTGCAGTCCGTGATGGAGGTGTCTCCATACAAATTCAACCAGCCCGGCGGCGAGGCAAAGCCCGACTACGTGCACGTGGCTCCCTGCCCGGACGTGTACGGCGGAAAGTTCACGGACAAGATGTATCCGGATGCGGACATGGGCGCCCTGTATGCCCAGCCCATTGAGGAGATCTGCCAGAAGCAGTTGGCCAAGGGCCAGGGCGTGGCCGCCTTCATCGCCGAGAGTCTGCAGAGTTGCGGTGGCCAGATCCTGCCACCAGCCGGATACTTCCAGGCTGTCTACGATGCTGTGCGCTCTGCCGGAGGAGTATGCATTGCTGATGAGGTTCAGGTGGGCTTTGGACGCGTGGGCAGCCACTACTGGGCCTTCGAGACCCAAAACGTAATCCCCGACATCGTGTGTGTGGCCAAGCCCATGGGCAACGGTCATCCGGTGGGCGCGGTAGTCACCACTCCGGAAATCGCTCAGGCCTTCCATGCCACCGGCGTGGCCTACTTTAACACATATGGCGGCAATCCGGTTTCCTGTGCCATCGCCAATGCCGTGATGCGCGTGATCGACGAGGAGGAACTGCAGCAGAAGGCCCTTGTGCTGGGAGATTACCTGTTGGAGGAGTGCAATCGTCTGAAGCAGGACTTTGAGTGCATTGGCGATGTGCGTGGCGCTGGACTCTTCGTGGGCATCGAGCTGGTGCAGGATCGGAAGGAGCGCATTCCCGACAAGAAGGCTGCCCACTGGGTGGTCAACCGGATGAAGCAGCTGCATCGGGTGCTCGTCTCCTCCGATGGTCCCAACGATAACGTGATCAAGCTAAAGCCGCCCATGTGCTTCAACCGGGAGAATGCGGACGAGTTCCTGCTGGGCTTCCGCGAGTGCTTGACCGCCGTGATGCAGGATCGACTGGCCAGTGCCACAACCGCCGCCATGGCTGCCACAAGTGGCGTCATTGCCACTGCCTCGGAGACCCTGGCTAACAAGACGAAGCTCTTCGAGCGGCAGGATCGCCTCATCAAGTCCGTCTGA
- the LOC122617182 gene encoding uncharacterized protein LOC122617182 — MESYLTEIKQLRIPRPKFEPNSCHQQHHHAVTAGGATPIQPPPPLHHRQWRHFVRPFTPPRDYHLPMVAEGSSMHDKM, encoded by the coding sequence ATGGAGTCCTATTTGACGGAGATCAAACAGTTGCGCATACCACGCCCGAAATTTGAGCCCAACAGTtgccatcagcagcaccatcatGCGGTGACAGCCGGCGGTGCCACTCCCATCCAGCCGCCCCCGCCCCTGCACCACCGTCAGTGGCGACACTTTGTGCGACCCTTTACGCCGCCGCGCGATTACCATCTGCCCATGGTGGCCGAGGGCTCCTCCATGCACGACAAGATGTGA